In Kutzneria kofuensis, the DNA window CTGCCGCCGTTCGTCGCGAGCTGAGGGACAATGGGCCGGTGAGCACCGAGCCCAACACCGAACCGGTCGCGGCCCAGCGCCTGCTGCCCCGCCGGATCGGCCTGCTGGTGACGGCCGCCGTCGTCGCGCTGGCCCTGGACATCGTCACCAAGGCGCTGGTCGTCGCCAACCTCGAGGGCCGGCCGCCGCTCGAACTCGCCGGCGGCCTGGTCTACCTGGACGTGATCCGCAACCCGTACGCCGCCTTCTCGCTCGGCGTCACCGGCATGACGTGGGTGTTCAGCGTGATCTGCGTCGGCGTGCTGGCCGCGATCATCTGGGTGGCGCCCCGGCTGCGCTCGCGCGGCTGGGCCGTCGGCCTCGGCTTCGTGTTCGGCGGCGCCCTCGGCAACCTGCTGGACCGGATCTTCCGGGCGCCC includes these proteins:
- the lspA gene encoding signal peptidase II produces the protein MSTEPNTEPVAAQRLLPRRIGLLVTAAVVALALDIVTKALVVANLEGRPPLELAGGLVYLDVIRNPYAAFSLGVTGMTWVFSVICVGVLAAIIWVAPRLRSRGWAVGLGFVFGGALGNLLDRIFRAPGALQGHVVDFISVFGPNAQYFPVFNFADSAICVGGALIVLMAIIGRDYDGRSTREAKAGE